One window of Chryseobacterium sp. JJR-5R genomic DNA carries:
- a CDS encoding zinc-dependent alcohol dehydrogenase: MRAAVIHGPGVIKCDTVNDPIIKESTDVILKVTSTAICGSDLHMYSGGIPQARPMVMGHEFMGIVEEVGQRITNLKVGDRVVVPFPISCGSCFFCQHDLPTACEHSNPEHYGPEGGIITEKGGAMFGYSDLYGGYDGGQAQYVRVPYAHIGPRKVPDNLTDEQVLFLTDIFPTGYTGVMWGDLKGGETVAVFGAGPVGSMSVKSAILHNAKKVIVIDTQQYRLDQIKKLTGCDTILWENGEDVIEQIREMTDGRGADLCIEAVGFEPERNLLDRAKAVINFEKGSIKVLEACMSAVRRGGIVSILGVYPVNYDNFKLGQIFDKGITVKAGQCNVHAIIDQLMDHVQSGRVQLDDIITHRLSLEDVSKGYQIFDKKEDGCVKVVLDPWKKSQF, from the coding sequence ATGAGAGCAGCAGTTATTCACGGACCGGGAGTCATCAAATGTGATACAGTAAATGATCCCATCATTAAAGAATCAACAGATGTTATATTGAAAGTAACCTCCACAGCTATCTGTGGAAGTGACCTTCATATGTATTCAGGAGGAATCCCGCAGGCACGCCCTATGGTTATGGGACATGAGTTCATGGGAATTGTAGAGGAAGTAGGACAGCGCATTACCAACCTGAAAGTAGGTGACCGCGTGGTAGTCCCTTTCCCGATTTCCTGCGGAAGCTGTTTCTTCTGCCAGCATGACCTTCCTACGGCATGCGAACACAGCAACCCGGAGCATTACGGCCCTGAAGGCGGAATCATAACTGAAAAAGGCGGAGCGATGTTTGGCTATTCAGATCTTTACGGAGGCTATGACGGCGGACAGGCACAGTATGTAAGGGTTCCATATGCACACATCGGCCCCCGGAAAGTGCCGGACAACCTTACCGATGAGCAGGTTCTGTTCCTCACCGATATTTTCCCTACCGGCTACACAGGTGTAATGTGGGGAGACCTGAAAGGCGGAGAAACCGTGGCAGTTTTCGGTGCAGGCCCCGTAGGATCAATGTCAGTAAAAAGTGCGATCCTTCATAATGCCAAAAAAGTAATTGTTATCGATACCCAGCAGTACAGACTGGATCAGATTAAAAAACTGACCGGCTGTGATACCATCTTATGGGAAAACGGTGAAGATGTTATTGAACAGATCCGTGAAATGACAGACGGCCGGGGTGCAGATCTTTGCATTGAAGCCGTAGGTTTTGAACCGGAGCGGAATTTACTGGACCGTGCAAAGGCAGTAATCAATTTTGAAAAAGGTTCCATAAAAGTTCTTGAAGCCTGTATGAGTGCCGTGAGACGCGGTGGGATTGTTTCCATTTTAGGTGTTTATCCCGTAAATTATGACAATTTCAAGCTTGGACAGATTTTTGATAAAGGAATTACTGTAAAGGCAGGTCAGTGCAACGTTCATGCGATCATTGATCAGTTAATGGACCATGTTCAAAGCGGGCGTGTGCAACTGGACGATATCATTACTCACCGTCTTTCCCTGGAAGA